Genomic window (Lutra lutra chromosome 2, mLutLut1.2, whole genome shotgun sequence):
ATGAGTTCCAGAAACAAAATCACGAAGATATTTAGACATTCTCGTTACACATGTGTCCATCATTAGGAGGTATGTTGTTAACTTCCGTCTCTTTGGTTTGCAGTTTTCAGGCAAGACTTTGCAAATAGCTgctcaagagaaagagagagagaaaatatatatctttacatgaattttttttttacattagtttATCAGCAGGTCAGCATTATTGCATGGTACCAGGGTGATGATGATGTGGCTTGCAGGCATCcggaaaaaaatgttccaaacTCAGTTTATGAAACTGTCAATTGCTGACAATGATATATAAACAAGCTGGAGGAGATATAAAAGAAATGGTCCTTGGCACATGATGTATGTACTGTACCTCGaacatttaataatgaaaattattgaAAACATCAGCCTGTTTatctaattcattattttatcctGTTGTTTGGAACAGATAAAAATGATTACTTCATGGAAAGCCATGTAAAAGAATAGATAGTGGTTTGTGTTAAgtgaaaatgtttttcataacTAAATTGAATAGGGAATTAATTATACTCTTAACTACCAGACTTCTGTCAATCATATAGGAATAAATAAGGAATACACGCAATTAAAAGAACAAGGGTAAttatttaagtaataaaaataattactatagatcgcttctcggccttttggctaagatcaagtataaAAGTAATTACTATAGAACTTTTTCTATAAATGCTATGTATAGCATTTATctgctatatatattatatataaatagccTGTTATATTGAAATTAACTATCTGTATTACAACCTTATTAATATTATTCTAAACATTTCACATTTATATCTAAAATAATGTTAGAgcaattttaatttgtattaaaaaagaaatagccctcttatggctggataatattcttAATTGGTTAAATATGTAGGAAATATGTAAGAAAGTCCTTTGTAAATTTTGATGCCATTCAGCtgtaacctttttaaaaaaagaaaagatttcaaaaGGTTTAGAAGGTCTCAGATACTTTGAAGATTATCTGTTAAAAAGTATTAGAAGACCCATTGACCTCTCAAAAATAGCAAAGGAGttgcaatttttcaaaatattgactctaaaatgttaatatatgtcTAAAATgcttgattattaaaatattaataaaacaattataaaatgccATTCAgagtttcaaatatatatatagttgtatgTTTTCAAACTTAACTCAttgttcatcttttctttttgattttcctattttctccccttgtctttggagatgatatctttaaatatttctctccaaACCTTGATCATATCTGCAATGTGTGATGATTTTGTGTTAAGTCTAATGAAATGAAGAACATCTTTGACTTAACTAATGTAAGTAGGTCACACAGGACAGCAATGTGTCTGACAGAGTTGCTGACACAGTTCAAGGATGGAAGGTTCCTTTGATGACAAATAATACAGAAGCTTATGAAACACAGATATACAGGAGGCTGTGTAACAGTCCTCTTGTGGAGGAAAAGGGTTCCCTGACCTCCATGAAGCTGCAGGAAATCTCAGCCATCTACGCTAACATCTGTATGTATTAAAAATTCCAGTAGCTGCAAGCAAGTCAGACCTCTGATGCTGATGATTTCTTTTCACATTCTGGCCTCTCAGGAGAACCTAGTCAGAAGGAAAGGCCTGGGCAATAGTCCCAGGCTGGGAGTATGCCGAGAGCGTTTGAGGAATATATATTGATTCCCAAGACCGCTATAACAAAGCTCCACACACTGAGTAGGTTAACCTGAACGGATTAAATAGAAATTGATTGTCTCAAAGTTTGGAGGTTAgatgtctggtttcttttgaggCTGTGATGCACCCCCTCCCTTACCTCCCCTCACCCCGTGTCCTGTTTTTATTGTTCTGCAGCAGAATGACCAACATAGGACATAAATGCAAATATTCAGCTGTGCAGAGGGGATGGTGTTTAACTATAAATgggagaatgatttttttaaagaataaatatttatacacaacTCAGGTCCTACAAGCACCTGGACTCTAGGTCTGTGTAGTGAAGCTGCCTCACCTGTGGACCCACAGATCTATTCCAGTcctctcttctagcttctggtgtttGGCTGGTAATCTTTGATGTTTCTTAGCTTGGAGATGTCTCACCTCAATCTCTGTCTTTATGTTCCCATGGCATTCTGCCCGTGTGCAGGTCTTTTTGTAAAGACACCAGTTGTATTGGATTAGGGACCTCCCCTAGCCCCagaatgacctcatcttaataaTTACATCGACATTGACCCTGTTCCCAAAGCTGATCACAAACGGAGCTACTGGAAGTTAGGACTCTGAACATGAAATTTCGGGGACCCAGTTCAGTCCATACTGGAATACCTAGATGGCTAGTGGTTTTGGAACACCATGAGTGGGGTGTGGTGAGAGGAATGGTAGGTGATGAGGTAAGAGAAATAACAGCTGCCAGAGTGTTTAGAGCCTTATGGGTCATCATAACATCTTGGGTTTTTACTTTGAGTGATAAAGGGTTTTGAATGGTGGAACAATatgaactaattttaaaatggtgacactggctggggttcctgggtggctcagtcagttgagtgtggGACTCTCGGTtttgggttgggtcatgatctcagggtcatgatatcaagccccatgctgggctctgtgctgagcatggaacttgcttaggattctctctctcactctctctctgcccttccccttggcttgtgctctgtctccaaaaaaaaaaaaaaaaaaaaaaagaaggaaggaaggatatcACTGGCTGGCAGATTAAGACTAGACTGTAGTTTagcaagggagaaaggagagacacAGCAGGTGTCATGGAGACCCAGGCAAGAGATGTCAGTGAGCAGAGAACAGTGATAGCAGTAGAGCTACTAACAAGAGGTCAGGTTCTGAAATTAAATACTTTTGAAGAGAGGTGGGATAGAATTTGCAGAGGGGTTCCACGTGgggtatgagagagagaggagtcaagtaagattctgcactgagtaacaggaaggagaaaagtgCCATTAAATGAGGTGGGAATGTGTGGGTGTAGCAGGTGTAGGGGTGAAATCAGGAGCAGTCTGGAACTCGTACTATTTGCATATCAGTTCTCCTGGATCTCGGGATTCCTATTTTTTTGTGTTtctcctgcttttatttttcatgtttattgagcTATTATTAGTGAattaaaatggtatatatttaaggtataacggatatgatgatttgatatacatatatattgtgaaatgattaccacaatcaagctaattaatgTATCCATCATTTCAGATAgaggcctccagttatggaatgggtaagttatgggaataaaaggcacagaataGGGAATACAGGCAAAGGCATTTTAAGTATTATGTGATGTCAGATGGCAGGTACATTGCGGTCAGCATTGCAAAATGTATAGAAGCTGAATCACTGTTACCTTAATGTTAGCTGAATACACCTAACATTAAGGTAACACCATTCATTAACTAtagtcagataaaaaaaaatcttttcacatagttactattttatgtgtgtgtgtgtgtgtgtgtgtgtgtgtatgggaagAACACTTAAACTCTTTTGGCACATTTTGAATTTACAATACAAAATTATTAGCTATTTTTACCAGGCTGCACCTTAATCTCCAGAATTGATTTATCCTGCATAACTGAACATTTGTGcattttgaccaacatctccccatttcccccattcTCCTTTGAGATATTTCTTTACTTCAACTTTCAGGACACAAACCCCAGTCTTGGCAGTACTCATTCTCTTTTTAGAATCTTCTCTGCattgtatttttcttccattatgaGACCTCACTTCTATTATTCACTACTTAGCAAGAAAGCAATGACTGCTTACTACCTGTCAGAGAAATGTGCCCGTTTGATCCTCCCAGTTCTTTACTCTCTATTTTCGTATTCTTTCTTGTTGTGGTCcagcaaataaaggaagagaatctGGTGAGGTATGATACaccaacttattttaaaaacacacaaagggggcacctgggtggctcagtggttaagcctctgccttcagctcaggtcatgatctcagggtcctgggatcgagtcccacatcgggctctcctctctgcagggagcctgcttcctcccctctctctctctgcttgcctctctgcccacttgtgatctctctctgtcaaataaataaaatcttttaaaacaaacaaacaaaaaaacacacaaaggacTTTTGTAGCTGTCATATTAATATGCTTGAAGTTTccctcttctatttatttaaataaatagcattCACAAGATTATTCTGCATTGGATAAAGATAGCCttcttttgggcgcctgggtggctcagtgggttaagccgctgccttcggctcaggtcatgatctcagggtcctgggatcgaggcccgcatcgggctctctgctcagcagagagcctgcttccctctctctctctgcctgcctctccatctacttgtgatctctctctgtcaaataaataaataaaatctttaaaaaaaaaaaagatagccttctttttttattatgcaaATGCCTTTATTGGAACTAATACATTGCTACCAGATTACATCACTTTTCAGAGTTAGAGTAACATTATGATCTTGGAAACTATAGCAAACAGCTTGACAAAGCAAGAGTACATTATGTcctacatacatattttattttttagtgaccACATCTCCTTGTTTTAggtggaaaattagaaaatttatggTACACTTAGCATGCTTGGCCTACCATCTCCTGTCTACGTTCTGAGCACGCTCTCTCCTCAAAAGTGTCATATTCAACAGCATTTTAAATCTAAAGAGAGAGTTTGATGatacaagtttttaaaacaaataagcataTATGGAACCAAGTGTGTGAAGACAAAATATGTCAGCTGTTTACAGCTTGGGTGTGAGAGGGTAGGTGCAAAATCAAGGTACACTTTTTCTCTACCTACAATGTATGGTTTTTACGTACTTGGAGACCCCTTAAAAAAAGTAGCAAAATCATCAGTCTTATTTAATGTaatcaaaatattcttaaatgtacAAAAAAGATCACGTAGAAAGAATACTGTAAAAAGATACTGatcttaagaataaaagaatatgaaaagctTCTATTACTTCTGCCAATGTTCTGTACTACAAAGATAAGCAAAGGATACTCTTATCCAGATACCCTCTGAGCCCGGTTCTCGAATAAGAACTAGCATCCTGGATGGAAAAGCAAAGTTATGGTCTAAAGTATTCATATCCAATCATCTAAGCAAGTCCCAAGAGGCAGACATTCTAAGGGGGCGGCAAAGATACACAGAAACGACATACAGCAATGGGAAATGTCATGGGCAGCGATCTAGGAGGAGAGAGTAAATGATCTGGCCGTGAGTGCATTTCAGGTGTGCCTGACAAATCCAGCTGTGACTATGGGAAAGAGGAGCTGTCGCCATTAAAACTCTTCCCCTGTGAGCTCTCAAGATGAGGAATCTTGTTCATCAAAACTATGAGTCCTTGCAGTGACCATCAGTTCTTTAAGCCATGACCGCTTCCCCTGGAAAGAGCTGACCTGCTAATCATGCACCTGGGAGCAAGGCTGTTTTTACTCGAATTGGTTATTTTACACCCACTTCATTCCCCTGCCCATCAAGCATGCAAACACAGTCATGACCATCTTGGGCTTTACTTCCACAAGGTCTTCTGGGAGAGCGTACACCCTGGCTCCGATTCTTCTAGCCATTGACACGGTGTACTTGGCATTATTGTGCTTGTCGTCTTCTGTCAGATTGCCACTCTTAACAAGGTCATAGTTTATGCAGCCCGGCTGGATGGCATCAATTAAATCCACAACGGCCAAACTGGAGTTGATCGTCTTGTCCTTAAAACTCTGAATGGAAGTTGAGCTTCACTCAATGTTCTGTTCACCCAGCTCACAATGATGTCATCATTGGCTTTCTGCCCATCTCCAAGGTCTTCCAGAACATTGAGGGTATATCTTCTCATCAGCTGCCAGACTAAAGCTAGAGTCAGGGTTTGGTTTCCATCGTTCAGGTCTTGCCCTCCGATACCAACCAGGGAGAATTTGGCAGGATGCTTCCCCAATTCAACAGCATAGTTGCAGTTTTCCAGCTTTTTCATGTTGGCTCCGAGTTTTGGGTATGGAGGTTTATTAACCTTACTCCAGTCAACAGGAACTTTAATTCGTTCATACAACTGTAAGATTACAAGGGCATCCTGCAGGTCGGCATAGAGATGGCTTACATGGGGATTAACTCCAAGAGAATTCATCCAGTTACGGAAGGTTCTTTCTTCACAAGTTTCTCCTTCCAATAGAGTCCAGTCAATGTCCTGGTTCTCGGGCTTGGTTAGTGCCGGGTATTTATTAAACAGGTTAGCCACAAAGGCTAAATTCAGTTTGGGGTTTCCACTGACAACGTCAGCAGGGGTGACAAACTGTCTGCACCCTAACTTGTCTGCTTGTTGAAGCATACTCTCAGCTCTCTTCAAATCATCTGTTTCATTGAAACCTGACATATTAATATCTATCCGCGGTTCaccttccttttgtccttttggtGCAATTTGATTGAGAAGGTGGAAATAGGCTTTGGAATCCTTGATGTCAGCACTGaagttgttgattttctgccAGCCTGAGTTTTCCAAGTGAAAGTTCGCCCATCTGAGCAGAAGCTCCTCCGGAGACAACTTCATAAGCTCCTCCAAAGTCTCACCATCTCGAAGTAAGGCAGCCAAGGCTTCATTCCTGCTTAATTCAATGTCAGCAAACAACCCGATCTTAATAATCTGCCAAAGCAGCCCCAGAACCAGATGTGGTTTCCCAGCCCGCAAATCCTCCGCACCGATGTTCACAACGTGACACCCAATGGCAGAAGCAGAGTTCAGGGCCAAGTTTAAGTTTTCCTGAATGATGAAGGGTGTCAGTTTCTTCTTGTTGATTGCTCTTTTATCAATTGTATCAGGAACTGAAAGGTTGATCATTTTACAGAGCACAATTCCATCGCCAACAGCTTTGAACAGGTCGTCAGTATTCGGGTTCATGGGTATTACATGTCTGCAATCAGGATCATTTTCCAAAGCTTTGTTTATCCAGTTAACAAAggcatatttttcttcctctgagtaAGAATGCTGCGTTCCTTCACTGGACAGCTCGGAAGTGCCTCCCAGAGCACAAATCCCTTCTTTCCTGTTGATTGCCTTGCGGAAGGTTTTAGCAATATCGCTGCTTTTTACCTcttggaaaatataaacaaattcatCGAAACTTATCTTCCCATCTTTATTCCTGTCACCATCCAGCATGAGTTTTTGAATAATTTCTCTCACTTTATATCCTGGTAATGGCATATTGGCCTCCTTGAAAAGCTCATGAAGTTCATAGTCACAGATGAATCCCTTGCTGTTGAGATCAACTTTTGCAAAGGCCTCTTTGAGTTCATCAAGCTCATCTTTGGAGATCTGAGTGGTAGCCATTTCCTCCATTTAAAGATCTGTGATGTTAAAATCTCACTCAAGAGGGACAAACTTCTCAGTAGATAAGCTGGGTGAATCACCTTTCCAAGTAGTCTGAAGCTATAAAGTCGCAGAGTCCCGGATCTGGCCCGACAGCCTCCGACCAACGCACCCAGATAACTTCTCTAAAGATAGCCTTCTTATAAATTGATTATACCTCTgcagaaaataatatttagaaacattcaaatagaaaagattttttaatgagCATACTGATGTTTTTGTGTAGACACTTGAAGCaagaattatttattatgtttgatgCCCAGATTATGTGGCATTAATTAATTGTTAATTCAATCGAAATTCATTATTGAGTTTCTACATGTGGAGAATGAAGCACAAAACTCACTTTTGACCTGTTTATTTCCCATTGGAAGCTCTTTGGAAGTGATGCCCATAGAAGTATCACTTTTACGACAACACTCTCGTTTATATATACTAGGCTCACATGAGACAGTTAGGTTTTTAAAGCCACTTGTCTGGTTCTTGATTATCTTAGGCTTTTTATCATTGATCTTATGCAGCTTCTGTAGTCGTTTCCTTTACTATCACTCATTGGTTTTCTGTAGTTAAGTTCTAATATCCATATCTGTCTGAGTCCTGttccttttcattcttcccaGGAGGACAGCCAGGTGGTATTCAGGTAGGAAAGCCTGGAAGCCAAATCAagttggggaagagggaaaggctAATTACTAATGTGTTTTAAGGATGGAATTCTAGAACAGCGAGGCAGAGCTAGTGAATAACATGTCATTTCCTAATcataatttggaagaaaaaaatgcgCCCaatcagagaatgaaaaaaatgaacagaaatttgATAGCAGAAGAAACAAGAATCAATATGAATTATTGGTTACTTTTCAGTGATGCTAAACCCCTAAAATTTATCCATTGGACTTCTACACATACCACATACTCAAGTGTTTTCAGAAGCTACAGTGATTTCAGCTTGATAACAAAAGACTCCTGAGTAGATGAGGCCACACATATCTTTAGTGATTGCAACATGCCTTCATAGACCCACATaaatcattatataatatatgtctCTAGACTGGGTCTGACGAGGAATTCCTGAGCAATCCAAGATAAGAAGAGACCAGTTGCTTTATCATTGGTCCGCTTCTCTCAGTGGGAGAAATCTCTGACATTTGTCTTAGGTCCAGGCCTTAGAGTCTTCCTAAAATGCTCTCCAGACTCTTAGACCAGTTGATTAactttctttctgcctgtctgTTGATCTTGCACTGAGTCTTGGTTATGAAGCCATCTGCCTCAGTCATGATTATTACCTCAGTCAAAATATTAcccttttctggttttttaagCCTTCTGTGAGTTATACATGCTCTTGATCCTATCCTATCTGACTTTGCCTTCTGCTTAAGACAGATGACCCCAATCTACTTCGTTATACTGGACAGAAGGGAGCTTCTTACCTCAATTGTAAACTGATGAGTGTTGGCTAAATTTggggtcattattttttttactgttcagAGCACATCTTCATTTCCTTCCAGGATCATAGAAGTCTGACTAggataagaattttatttttgttggtggTAGG
Coding sequences:
- the LOC125092904 gene encoding LOW QUALITY PROTEIN: plastin-3-like (The sequence of the model RefSeq protein was modified relative to this genomic sequence to represent the inferred CDS: inserted 1 base in 1 codon), yielding MEEMATTQISKDELDELKEAFAKVDLNSKGFICDYELHELFKEANMPLPGYKVREIIQKLMLDGDRNKDGKISFDEFVYIFQEVKSSDIAKTFRKAINRKEGICALGGTSELSSEGTQHSYSEEEKYAFVNWINKALENDPDCRHVIPMNPNTDDLFKAVGDGIVLCKMINLSVPDTIDKRAINKKKLTPFIIQENLNLALNSASAIGCHVVNIGAEDLRAGKPHLVLGLLWQIIKIGLFADIELSRNEALAALLRDGETLEELMKLSPEELLLRWANFHLENSGWQKINNFSADIKDSKAYFHLLNQIAPKGQKEGEPRIDINMSGFNETDDLKRAESMLQQADKLGCRQFVTPADVVSGNPKLNLAFVANLFNKYPALTKPENQDIDWTLLEGETCEERTFRNWMNSLGVNPHVSHLYADLQDALVILQLYERIKVPVDWSKVNKPPYPKLGANMKKLENCNYAVELGKHPAKFSLVGIGGQDLNDGNQTLTLALVWQLMRRYTLNVLEDLGDGQKANDDIIVSWVNRTLSEAXTSIQSFKDKTINSSLAVVDLIDAIQPGCINYDLVKSGNLTEDDKHNNAKYTVSMARRIGARVYALPEDLVEVKPKMVMTVFACLMGRGMKWV